In the genome of Ptychodera flava strain L36383 chromosome 13, AS_Pfla_20210202, whole genome shotgun sequence, one region contains:
- the LOC139148553 gene encoding tyrosine-protein kinase Fer-like has translation MSTYQLYYPTFTKISVKIDNVVAVPEGIRKLHNGRQQTDDKQWSFGVLLWEVCSQGEYPYKELTGQEFIGKINRGEKLDKPKKCTREAYQVMMKCWEYPLQIRLSARQLTEEIKALEKGEGLFNDEDTVP, from the exons ATGAGTACTTATCAGCTTTATTATCCAACATTCACAAAAATCAGCGTAAAGATTGACAATGTGGTTGCGGTACCAGAAGGTATTCGAAAATTGCATAATGGTAGACAGCAGACTGATGATAAACA ATGGTCATTTGGTGTTCTTCTCTGGGAAGTATGTTCACAAG GCGAATATCCATATAAAGAGTTGACAGGCCAAGAGTTTATTGGTAAAATTAACAGAGGTGAAAAGTTGGACAAACCAAAGAAATGCACTCGAGAAGC ATATCAAGTGATGATGAAATGTTGGGAGTACCCATTGCAGATTAGACTATCTGCCAGACAGCTGACTGAAGAGATCAAAGCTCTCGAGAAAGGAGAG